The following proteins are encoded in a genomic region of Pectinophora gossypiella chromosome 6, ilPecGoss1.1, whole genome shotgun sequence:
- the LOC126367243 gene encoding methylosome protein 50-like, which yields MMENSNKIIPPHLNAEIYRTDTTGTNTVSYLDYIRIHTDGSLLVGSSELTGRYWNGGINVFQNVAEGQRECKKSKKCISLTSGTADGCFADSSSKIILCEDNGAVSVWATSDDGAWKIWDRKVFAAEHDDAALAIECVDSGKEYITTGADGNVKLWDICDMICIKNYKGAHNMAVYGVAVKPNSKACFATASLDSYVTLWDQNIDKPVTDLVKNNCGVRCLQWLDEYRVVYGDEAGILRLVDIRKTDDTNKLAEFPAAVHKVAVNSGSNKIAVCCDNKIVSVCTVNADNQSSIEYHDRHMHNNYVRGLAWDVNEKNILHTLGWDGEIKTHKICN from the exons ATGATGGAAAACAGTAACAAAATTATCCCACCGCATTTAAATGCTGAAATATACAGAACCGATACCACTGGGACAAACACGGTATCATATTTGGATTACATACGTATTCATACAG ATGGCAGTTTGTTGGTAGGTAGTTCTGAACTTACAGGAAGGTATTGGAATGGTGGCATAAACGTCTTTCAGAATGTAGCTGAAGGTCAGAGAGAGTGCAAAAAGTCTAAAAAGTGCATTTCTCTCACTAGTGGAACTGCTGATGGATGTTTTGCTGATAGTTCGTCAaag ATAATACTATGTGAAGACAATGGTGCAGTGAGTGTGTGGGCTACTTCTGATGACGGTGCATGGAAGATATGGGATAGGAAGGTGTTTGCGGCGGAACACGATGATGCGGCACTCGCCATTGAATGTGTTGACTCTGGCAAAGAGTATATAACCACAGGAGCTGATGGAAATGTCAAG CTCTGGGATATCTGTGATATGATTTGTATTAAGAATTATAAAGGGGCCCATAACATGGCAGTTTATGGAGTAGCAGTGAAACCTAACTCAAAGGCGTGTTTCGCCACTGCTTCTTTGGACAGTTATGTTACTCTATGGGATCAAAATATTGACAAACCAGTAACAG ATTTAGTTAAGAATAATTGTGGTGTGCGTTGTCTACAATGGCTAGACGAATACAGAGTGGTGTACGGTGATGAAGCTGGCATACTAAGACTGGTAGACATCAGGAAAACTGATGACACAAATAAACTAGCTGAATTCCCTGCTGCTGTTCACAAAGTAGCTGTTAACTCTGG ATCTAACAAGATAGCTGTATGCTGTGATAACAAAATAGTATCAGTTTGCACAGTAAATGCAGACAACCAGTCCAGTATAGAATACCATGACAGACATATGCACAACAACTACGTAAGAGGCCTCGCCTGGGACGTGAATGAAAAGAATATCCTCCATACACTAGGATGGGACGGTGAGATTAAAACTCACAAAATATGTAATTAG
- the LOC126367245 gene encoding aromatic-L-amino-acid decarboxylase, producing MDVDEFRIRGKEMVDYICTYMNTLHTRRVTPSVEPGYLRSALPAEAPFHPEPWDDVMKDVEKKIMPGVTHWQHPRFHAYFPSGNGYPSILGDMLSDGIGCIGFSWAASPACTELEIIMLDWMGKAIGLPPSFLALEEGSKGGGVIEGSASECVLVSMLAARANGIKRLKQLFPTEDEGNLLSKLIAYCSKDAHSCVEKAAMICFVKLRILQTDENGSLRGDTLSEAMEEDEKEGRVPFFVSTTLGTTSSCSFDNLPEIGPVVRKYPGVWLHVDAAYAGCAFICPEHKYHLAGVEYADSFNTNANKFMLTSFDCSLLWVTNRYLLTSALVVDPLYLQHCYDHTAIDYRHWGVPLSRRFRSLKLWFMLRSYGISGLQKYVRRHCELAKFFADLVKKDDRFEVCNDVKLGLVCFRLVGSPEDTGEQVDELNKKLLTTINASGKLHMVPAMVRERFVIRFCVVQQYATRDDILIAWEIISDFASELLEGPDKERDLNVEHDRKTRVALAHKRSFFVRMVSDPKIYNPGINKTPPPAPMSPMSPPPAMHPRSPDTPSDTDSVQLQPSTPKQSSWISWPLAFFFQSVDHDANDLPLRFRHLDTMVRLKSPGSAGRRGSSPCASPERRAPSPSQ from the exons ATGGACGTCGACGAGTTCCGGATCCGCGGGAAGGAGATGGTCGATTACATCTGCACGTACATGAACACACTCCACACGCGACGCGTCACCCCCAGCGTGGAGCCTGGCTACCTACGCTCCGCGCTGCCAGCCGAGGCTCCCTTCCATCCGGAGCCATGGGACGACGTCATGAAGGATGTGGAGAAGAAGATCATGCCAGGTGTGACGCACTGGCAGCACCCTCGGTTCCACGCCTACTTCCCTTCGGGCAACGGGTACCCTTCAATTCTTGGAGACATGCTCTCCGATGGCATTGGGTGCATCGGCTTCTCATGG GCAGCAAGCCCTGCGTGCACCGAGCTAGAAATTATCATGTTGGACTGGATGG GTAAAGCAATTGGTCTACCTCCTAGCTTCTTAGCACTCGAAGAGGGCAGCAAAGGCGGCGGGGTCATCGAG GGGTCGGCGAGCGAGTGTGTCCTGGTATCTATGCTGGCGGCTCGGGCCAATGGAATCAAGAGGCTGAAGCAACTGTTTCCCACCGAGGACGAGGGGAACCTCCTCTCCAAACTCATCGCCTACTGCTCCAAAGACGCGCACTCCTGCGTCGAAAAAGCTGCCATGATCTGCTTTGTCAAACTCCGCATCTTACAAACCGACGAAAATGGCTCATTGAGGGGTGATACACTTAGTGAG GCCATGGAAGAAGACGAGAAAGAAGGCCGCGTGCCTTTCTTCGTGTCGACGACCCTGGGCACCACGTCGTCGTGTTCGTTTGACAACCTGCCCGAGATCGGGCCCGTGGTGCGCAAGTACCCCGGTGTATGGCTGCACGTCGACGCAGCCTACGCCGGCTGCGCCTTCATCTGCCCCGAGCACAAGTATCACCTCGCCGGCGTTGAGTACGCTGACTCCTTCAACACCAACGCCAATAAGTTCATGCTCACGAGCTTCGACTGCTCCTTGCTGTGGGTCACTAACAGATACCTCCTTACAAGCGCGTTGGTCGTCGACCCCCTCTACCTCCAGCACTGTTACGACCATACGGCCATCGACTACCGGCACTGGGGCGTGCCCCTGAGCCGTCGGTTCAGGTCGCTTAAGCTCTGGTTCATGCTGAGGAGTTACGGCATCTCTGGGCTACAGAAATATGTGAGGCGACACTGCGAACTCGCCAAGTTCTTTGCTGATCTTGTCAAAAAAGATGACCGATTCGAAGTTTGCAATGATGTCAAG TTGGGCCTAGTCTGCTTCCGGCTGGTGGGCTCTCCCGAGGACACGGGCGAACAAGTGGACGAGTTGAACAAGAAGCTGTTGACGACCATCAACGCATCGGGCAAGCTACACATGGTGCCGGCGATGGTGCGCGAGCGCTTCGTCATCCGATTCTGCGTGGTGCAGCAATACGCCACCAGAGACGACATTT TAATAGCGTGGGAAATTATATCGGACTTCGCTTCGGAACTTTTGGAAGGACCGGACAAGGAAAGG GATTTGAACGTGGAGCACGATCGCAAGACTCGTGTGGCTCTCGCGCACAAGCGGTCGTTCTTCGTGCGGATGGTTAGCGACCCGAAAATTTACAACCCGGGCATCAACAAGACCCCTCCCCCCGCGCCCATGTCTCCGATGTCTCCCCCTCCCGCGATGCACCCGCGCTCCCCGGACACTCCCTCCGATACGGACTCCGTGCAGTTGCAGCCGTCGACGCC GAAACAATCGTCTTGGATCAGCTGGCCTCTCGCTTTCTTCTTCCAAAGCGTCGACCACGACGCTAACGATTTGCCACTGAG GTTCCGTCACTTGGACACGATGGTGCGGCTCAAGAGCCCCGGCAGCGCGGGCCGCCGCGGGTCATCCCCGTGCGCGTCCCCGGAGCGCCGCGCGCCTTCGCCCTCGCAGTGA
- the LOC126367247 gene encoding integrin beta-like protein 1 — MKNFVIVTLVVLAVTVYGRRRPFVMDEQWVCGIKKSCVDCLRLPHCSWCEAESTCFSKNLPLFEDFCADNAMHYVDHGLNLEDNAKCTCSSSEIENNCYQPGVYDGAECSNRGTCQCGRCVCDSPADPDHPTKTIVGEYCEFDNFSCDGPRCNEGPYYIHQTYDDDME; from the exons ATGAAAAACTTCGTAATAGTTACTTTGGTAGTGTTAGCAGTAACAGTTTACGGACGCCGACGACCGTTCGTCATGGACGAGCAATGGGTGTGCGGTATAAAGAAATCGTGTGTAGATTGTTTGCGGTTGCCCCACTGTTCCTGGTGTGAAGCTGAGAGTACATGTTTTTCAAAGAATCTGCCCTTATTCGAAGACTTTTGCGCGGACAATGCCATGCATTATGTGGACCACGGAC TGAATTTAGAAGATAACGCCAAGTGTACATGTAGCAGCTCGGAGATAGAGAACAACTGCTACCAACCAGGAGTGTACGATGGCGCGGAGTGCTCCAACCGAGGGACTTGTCAGTGTGGTCGGTGCGTGTGTGACTCCCCGGCTGACCCTGATCACCCGACTAAA ACGATAGTGGGGGAGTACTGTGAGTTCGACAACTTCTCCTGCGATGGGCCGCGGTGTAACGAAGGACCCTACTACATCCACCAGACGTACGATGACGATATGGAGTGA
- the LOC126367719 gene encoding putative nuclease HARBI1, with translation MSDSDLYSDFEEFMDYVYDNPYDYPARKYIRDAQNPLECYDEEQFQKRFRFRKDTVVHMILPLIGLQSNVTNKGLPLPPILQLLIALRFYATGNFQIVCGDLHKISQPVVSKIVAKLSKILAMKVVEFIKFPGAHERANVKRAFYQRAQFPGVIGCIDCTRVPIKNPSRENGELFRNRKGEFSINVQLICGPQMLIYDIVARWPGSAHDSRIFSNSRCSMRFEEGDLVGAGILLGDSGYAQSSYTYTPVLNPQTPAQERYNRSHISTRNIIERLNGVLKRRFACLSRKLQNKIKNVPNIIVACAVLHNISVNTNQEMPEPLRSRIDPPTPVPDNERGSIIRASFIARHFS, from the exons atgagtGATAGTGACTTATATAGTGACTTTGAAGAGTTTATGGATTATGTTTATGATAATCCTTACGATTATCCGGCGCGGAAATATATCAGAGACGCTCAAAACCCTTTGGAATGTTACGACgaagaacaatttcaaaaacgctttcgaTTTAGGAAAGATACCGTTGTTCATATGATATTGCCACTGATTGGATTGCAATCAAATGTAACCAACAAAGGGTTACCTTTACCACCCATATTGCAACTACTCATAGCGTTAAGATTTTATGCTACAGGAAACTTCCAG ATTGTTTGCGGAGACCTGCATAAGATCAGTCAGCCAGTTGTATCTAAAATCGTGGCTAAGCTATCGAAAATATTAGCAATGAAAGTAGTTGAGTTTATCAAGTTCCCTGGAGCACACGAGAGAGCCAACGTGAAGAGAGCATTTTACCAACGTGCTCAATTCCCAGGGGTAATCGGGTGCATTGACTGCACTCGCGTACCAATTAAAAATCCGAGTCGGGAAAATGGAGAACTTTTCAGAAATAGAAAAGGTGAGTTCTCTATAAATGTACAACTAATATGCGGGCCACAAATGTTGATTTACGACATTGTGGCAAGGTGGCCAGGATCTGCCCATGATTCCCGCATATTCAGCAACAGCCGTTGTAGTATGCGCTTTGAAGAAGGGGATTTAGTAGGTGCTGGCATACTTTTAGGGGACAGTGGATATGCACAGTCGTCTTACACGTATACTCCCGTGCTAAATCCACAAACACCAGCTCAGGAGCGCTACAACAGATCCCATATCAGTACTAGAAATATTATAGAAAGGCTGAATGGTGTCCTGAAAAGAAGATTTGCTTGTTTAAGCAGGAAGCttcagaacaaaataaaaaatgtccctaacatcATCGTGGCATGTGCTGTATTGCACAATATCAGTGTTAACACTAACCAAGAAATGCCAGAACCCTTGAGGTCAAGGATAGACCCACCAACACCTGTTCCAGACAATGAACGAGGTAGTATTATAAGAGCTAGTTTTATCGCAAGACATTttagttaa
- the LOC126367720 gene encoding uncharacterized protein LOC126367720, translated as MSSGSTRQTFTEHEKVCLQELVLKYKLNSAATIGAGNANVKKMAWVRLTQEFNSIATNSKRTEAQLKKCWDNLKTRRKQFLAQEKRERMRTGGGLYAASTSQGSQEAIDAALLDATNIELQGVFDSDSDMVLDHNMLAPVPDLPAPAAPAAPANTSPGEGPSQIQKAIPVEVDIEIMDNQYRPSAGSRLSDYEPPSLIQESVPVAQVELPRRPSTGLREHDYGAPSQTQASKNIRAHVINQEFTLRKDRYQVIVDREEELHKLRVAEREWLVKAAEETYHKARLEKESAQELLLCSRAKRELAELHLSRERKK; from the exons ATGTCGAGCGGATCAACAAGACAAACTTTCACTGAACACGAAAaagtgtgtctgcaggaattagttttgaaatataaattaaattctgcTGCAACTATTGGGGCTGgaaatgcaaatgtaaaaaaaatggcttGGGTACGCCTTACACAAGAATTTAACTCCATTGCGACcaatagtaaa CGAACAGaggcacaattaaaaaaatgttgggacaatttaaaaaccagaagaaaacaatttctagcacaagaaaaaag ggaACGCATGAGGACCGGAGGTGGGTTGTATGCAGCTAGTACCTCTCAAGGCTCCCAGGAGGCTATTGATGCTGCTCTTTTGGATGCCACAAATATAGAGCTACAAGGCGTGTTTGATAGTGATAGTG ATATGGTGTTGGACCACAACATGTTAGCCCCAGTACCCGATCTCCCTGCACCTGCAGCCCCTGCAGCACCCGCTAATACCTCACCTGGCGAAGGACCATCCCAAATACAAA AAGCTATTCCTGTGGAAGTTGATATTGAAATAATGGATAATCAATATCGTCCATCAGCCGGGTCTCGTCTCTCCGATTATGAGCCACCTTCTCTAATTCAAG agtCTGTTCCTGTGGCACAAGTAGAGCTACCTCGTCGACCATCAACTGGATTGAGAGAACATGATTATGGAGCACCTTCTCAAACTCAAG CTTCAAAGAACATTCGGGCTCATGTAATTAATCAGGAGTTCACCTTGCGAAAGGATAGATATCAGGTGATAGTGGACAGGGAGGAGGAGCTACACAAATTGAGGGTAGCAGAGCGGGAGTGGCTCGTAAAGGCAGCTGAGGAGACATATCATAAAGCTCGCCTTGAAAAGGAAAGTGCGCAGGAGTTGCTGCTATGCAGCCGGGCTAAGCGAGAGCTAGCAGAGCTGCATCTTTCTagggaaagaaagaaataa